In Eucalyptus grandis isolate ANBG69807.140 chromosome 4, ASM1654582v1, whole genome shotgun sequence, the following proteins share a genomic window:
- the LOC104441835 gene encoding geraniol 8-hydroxylase → MDLLVLILCAYLAWSLVQALRFITKKTKPSPSNLPPGPPPLPVIGNLLELGNLPHKSLAKLAHTYGPVIKLQLGAITTVVISSPTLSREILQTHDVSFANRMIPDAVTAFNQGMHSLPWVPVSPLWRNLRRIFNVHLFSNMKLDSTQHLRRKKVQELLAHVETSARVGGEVEIGEAAFTTSINFLADAMFSLDLVDRSSGSAKEFKETVWQIMAEAGKPNVVDFFPVLRKIDPQGTRRRMTRYFGKMFDLFDQLIEGRLRLRETPGSPRTNDVLDSLLDMCEDKEEDMDKSQLKPLLLDVFVAGADTTSSSVEWAMAELLHNPEKLSKAQAELHQVMGKGSLVNEPDVARLPYLQAIVRETFRMHPPVPLLLPRKCGADLEVGGYTIPEGAQVFVNVWAIGRDPTLWEDPDVFSPERFLGSEVDVKGHDFELTPFGGGRRICIGLPLALRMLHMMLGSLLNCFDWTLADGVVPEDMSMEDKFGITLGKAQPLKAVPVQI, encoded by the exons atggatctCTTAGTGTTGATACTGTGTGCTTACCTCGCTTGGAGTCTGGTCCAAGCTCTTCGTTTCATCACCAAGAAGACCAAGCCAAGCCCCTCCAATCTCCCGCCCGGCCCGCCACCTCTCCCGGTGATCGGTAACCTCCTTGAGCTCGGAAACCTCCCTCACAAGTCCCTCGCCAAGCTCGCCCACACTTACGGTCCCGTCATTAAGCTCCAACTTGGGGCCATAACCACCGTCGTCATCTCATCGCCCACGTTGTCCAGAGAAATCCTCCAGACTCACGACGTTTCGTTCGCCAACCGCATGATTCCCGATGCCGTCACCGCCTTCAATCAGGGCATGCACAGCTTGCCTTGGGTCCCCGTCTCGCCTCTATGGCGGAACCTGAGGAGGATATTCAACGTGCACCTATTCTCCAACATGAAGCTCGACTCCACTCAGCACCTGCGCCGCAAGAAAGTCCAAGAACTCCTAGCGCATGTGGAGACAAGCGCTCGCGTCGGCGGTGAAGTGGAAATCGGCGAAGCGGCTTTCACGACGTCCATAAACTTTTTGGCCGACGCCATGTTCTCTCTGGATTTGGTGGACCGTTCTTCGGGTTCGGCGAAAGAGTTCAAGGAGACCGTTTGGCAaatcatggccgaggccgggaAGCCTAACGTGGTGGATTTCTTCCCGGTGCTTAGGAAGATCGACCCGCAAGGCACGAGGCGTCGGATGACGAGGTACTTTGGGAAGATGTTCGATCTGTTCGATCAATTGATAGAGGGGCGGCTGCGGCTGAGGGAAACGCCCGGCTCACCGAGGACGAACGATGTGCTTGATTCGCTTCTTGACATGTGTGAAGATAAGGAGGAGGACATGGACAAGTCCCAGCTCAAGCCCTTGTTACTG GACGTGTTTGTCGCCGGAGCCGATACTACGTCAAGCTCGGTGGAATGGGCGATGGCCGAGCTACTCCACAATCCCGAGAAGCTGTCGAAAGCCCAGGCCGAGCTCCATCAAGTCATGGGCAAAGGCAGCCTCGTCAACGAACCCGACGTCGCCCGCCTGCCTTACTTACAGGCCATTGTCAGGGAGACATTCCGGATGCACCCGCCGGTGCCGCTCCTCCTCCCCAGAAAATGCGGGGCGGATTTGGAGGTGGGCGGATACACCATCCCCGAGGGGGCACAGGTCTTCGTCAACGTGTGGGCGATAGGGCGAGATCCGACCCTATGGGAGGATCCGGATGTGTTCTCGCCGGAGAGATTTCTAGGGTCCGAAGTGGACGTGAAGGGACATGACTTTGAGCTAACCCCGTTTGGCGGAGGGAGGCGGATATGCATAGGCTTGCCTCTGGCCTTGAGGATGCTGCACATGATGTTGGGATCGCTCCTTAATTGCTTCGACTGGACGCTTGCCGATGGGGTCGTGCCTGAAGATATGAGCATGGAGGATAAGTTCGGCATCACCTTAGGGAAGGCCCAACCTTTGAAAGCCGTGCCCGTGCAGATCTGA
- the LOC104441836 gene encoding probable sugar phosphate/phosphate translocator At1g12500, producing MVEAQTWTTRRMSNPRLDHPAAAAADQVLDIPATPPGDARNAAAGTHHLSPAVLTALIIASWYLSNIGVLLLNKYLLSFYGYRYPIFLTMLHMISCSVYSYFAIGFLEIVPLQHILSRRQFLKIFALSAIFCFSVVCGNTSLRYIPVSFNQAIGATTPFFTAIFAFLITCKKETGEVYLALLPVVFGIVVASNSEPLFHLFGFLVCVGSTAGRALKSVVQGILLTSEAEKLHSMNLLLYMAPMAAMILLPFTLYIEGNVAAVTVEKARGDPFIVFLLVGNATVAYLVNLTNFMVTKHTSALTLQVLGNAKAAVAAVVSVLIFKNPVTLMGMTGFAVTIMGVVLYSEAKKRSKVTNR from the coding sequence ATGGTCGAAGCCCAGACATGGACGACCCGCCGGATGAGCAACCCGAGGCTGGACcaccccgccgccgccgccgccgaccagGTGCTCGACATCCCGGCGACGCCGCCCGGCGACGCCCGCAACGCCGCCGCGGGGACCCACCACCTGTCCCCGGCCGTCCTGACGGCCCTCATCATCGCCTCCTGGTACCTCTCCAACATCGGCGTCCTCCTCCTCAACAAGTACCTCCTCAGCTTCTACGGCTACCGGTACCCAATCTTCCTGACGATGCTCCACATGATCTCTTGCTCCGTCTACAGCTACTTCGCCATTGGCTTCCTCGAGATAGTGCCCCTCCAGCACATCCTCTCGCGGCGGCAGTTCTTGAAGATCTTCGCGCTGAGCGCCATCTTTTGCTTCTCAGTTGTTTGTGGGAATACCTCGCTGAGGTACATTCCCGTCTCGTTCAACCAGGCCATCGGGGCGACCACCCCGTTCTTCACCGCGATCTTCGCTTTCTTGATCACCTGCAAGAAAGAGACCGGGGAGGTGTACCTCGCCCTCTTGCCCGTTGTCTTTGGCATTGTTGTGGCCAGCAATAGCGAGCCCTTGTTTCATTTGTTTGGGTTCTTGGTCTGCGTCGGTTCGACCGCCGGGAGGGCTCTGAAGTCTGTGGTTCAAGGGATTTTGCTCACTTCCGAAGCTGAGAAGCTTCACTCCATGAACCTGCTGTTGTACATGGCCCCGATGGCCGCCATGATTCTGTTGCCCTTTACTCTGTACATCGAGGGCAATGTGGCCGCCGTCACGGTCGAGAAGGCGCGGGGCGATCCGTTCATTGTGTTCCTGTTGGTGGGGAACGCGACGGTGGCCTACTTGGTGAACTTGACGAATTTCATGGTCACGAAGCACACCAGCGCGCTCACATTGCAGGTGCTCGGGAATGCCAAGGCGGCCGTGGCGGCCGTCGTGTCAGTTTTGATATTCAAGAACCCCGTGACGTTGATGGGGATGACGGGGTTCGCCGTCACGATCATGGGCGTGGTGCTCTACAGCGAGGCGAAGAAGAGATCGAAGGTCACGAATCGTTGA